From the genome of Streptacidiphilus rugosus AM-16, one region includes:
- a CDS encoding APC family permease translates to MTPPEAPLAQQLLRRKPVAQIMAESSGDIEALPPALAEGAGATAQERSGLHLKRSIGLVQLSAIGIGATVGTGIFFVLNTSVPEAGPAVVVSFVIAAVAAGLAALCYAELASAIPVSGSSYSYAYATLGEAVAFGVGACLLLEYGVSASAVSVGWGQYLNEFFHDAFDFTLPDAIAQPPGGGGYVNVPAMVLVTLCCLLLVRGTKESATLNAVMVGVKIVVLLLFVAIAFTGFHADNLRPFAPLGFSGISTAASSIFFSFIGLDAVSTAGEEVREPHRTLPRAILIALVVVTSLYVAVALAAVGAQKWTLFEGQQAGLAQILRDVTGQTWPSIMFALGAIASIFSVTLVVIYGQTRILYTMGRDGMLPPAFASVSPRTGTPVWNTVVVSVGVALLAGFVPLDVLADLTSLGTLVAFTVVAIGVMVLRRTYPEMPRGFRVPGYPVTPLLSVAACLYVISGLHPLTFGFFAAWLAGAAVIYFGYSIRHSRLRGADRPEADPRRA, encoded by the coding sequence ATGACGCCCCCTGAAGCGCCCTTGGCGCAGCAGCTGCTCCGCCGGAAGCCCGTGGCCCAGATCATGGCCGAGAGCAGCGGCGACATCGAGGCGTTGCCGCCCGCGCTCGCAGAGGGGGCCGGGGCTACAGCGCAGGAGCGGTCCGGGCTGCATCTGAAGCGGTCGATCGGGCTGGTCCAGCTCTCCGCCATCGGCATCGGCGCGACCGTCGGCACGGGCATCTTCTTCGTGCTGAACACGTCCGTGCCGGAGGCCGGGCCCGCCGTCGTCGTCTCGTTCGTGATCGCCGCCGTGGCGGCCGGGCTCGCCGCGCTCTGCTACGCGGAGCTGGCCTCGGCGATCCCGGTCTCCGGATCCTCGTACTCCTACGCGTACGCCACGCTCGGGGAGGCCGTCGCCTTCGGGGTCGGGGCCTGCCTGCTGCTGGAGTACGGGGTGTCGGCGTCCGCCGTGTCGGTCGGCTGGGGGCAGTACCTGAACGAGTTCTTCCACGACGCCTTCGACTTCACCCTGCCCGACGCGATCGCCCAGCCGCCCGGGGGCGGTGGCTACGTGAACGTCCCGGCCATGGTCCTGGTGACCCTCTGCTGCCTGCTGCTGGTGCGCGGCACCAAGGAGTCGGCGACGCTCAACGCGGTCATGGTCGGGGTGAAGATCGTGGTGCTGCTGCTTTTCGTGGCGATCGCGTTCACAGGCTTCCACGCCGACAACCTGAGACCGTTCGCGCCGCTCGGCTTCTCCGGCATCAGCACGGCCGCGTCCAGCATCTTCTTCTCCTTCATCGGCCTGGACGCCGTGTCCACTGCGGGCGAGGAGGTGCGCGAGCCGCACCGGACGCTGCCGAGGGCCATCCTCATCGCCCTCGTCGTGGTCACCTCCCTCTACGTCGCGGTCGCGCTCGCAGCCGTCGGCGCGCAGAAGTGGACGCTCTTCGAAGGACAGCAGGCCGGCCTGGCGCAGATCCTGCGCGACGTGACCGGGCAGACCTGGCCCTCCATCATGTTCGCGCTGGGGGCGATCGCCTCGATCTTCAGCGTGACCCTCGTGGTCATCTACGGCCAGACCCGGATCCTGTACACGATGGGCCGGGACGGCATGCTGCCGCCCGCGTTCGCGTCCGTCTCGCCGCGCACCGGCACGCCGGTCTGGAACACGGTCGTGGTCAGCGTCGGCGTGGCGCTGCTCGCCGGCTTCGTGCCGCTCGACGTGCTGGCGGACCTGACCAGCCTGGGAACGCTGGTCGCCTTCACCGTGGTGGCGATCGGCGTCATGGTGCTGCGCCGCACCTACCCGGAGATGCCGCGCGGCTTCCGGGTGCCCGGCTATCCGGTCACGCCGCTGCTCTCGGTGGCCGCCTGTCTGTACGTCATCTCCGGCCTGCACCCGCTGACCTTCGGGTTCTTCGCGGCCTGGCTGGCCGGCGCCGCGGTGATCTACTTCGGCTACAGCATCAGGCACTCACGCCTGCGCGGCGCGGATCGGCCGGAGGCCGATCCACGCCGCGCGTGA
- a CDS encoding dolichyl-phosphate-mannose--protein mannosyltransferase — MPLTAWQRRLGRYGYRAPERTSLRDRLVPPMPDGRGVPTGAPSPLLARMGVALPPALWAFLCRWAGWIGPLVITAFAGLLTFWKLGTPNAIIFDETYYAKDSWSMWHYGFERNWADNANAGIMQTPQHIPTPTGAEFIAHPPAGKWVIGLGEELFGLNPFGWRFMVAVLGTLAVLLVCRIGRRLFRSTLLGCVAGLLLTVDGLHLVMSRTGLLDQMVMFWALAAFGLLLLDRDRSRARLADLVGATADRPDAVPDAAAAAAARLGWRPYRLLAGVCLGLDCATKWNGLWFVAFFGVMTVLWDAAARRTAGARRPYLTAALHDAPWAFVSVVVVALLTYIASWTGWFATTGGYDRTWADGRKGLSPDSWGPLHNLPQVDMTWVPAPLRSLWHYHSEIWNFNTTLHTPHTYMSNPWSWLINGRPVSFYYESPTAGKSGCTAAQCASEVLGIGTPLLWWTATFALVYALYRWAFRRDWRAGAIVCGIAAGYLPWFQWQQRTIFLFYTIDFEPYLALAVAFMIGAILGSARARGDRRLLGGIGAGVLVLAIMVNFLYFLPLYNAEVIPIDDWRGRMWWPTWI; from the coding sequence ATGCCGCTGACGGCCTGGCAGCGCCGGCTCGGCAGGTACGGCTACCGCGCCCCCGAGCGGACGTCGCTGCGCGACCGGCTGGTGCCGCCGATGCCCGACGGCCGAGGCGTGCCGACCGGCGCGCCCTCGCCGCTGCTGGCACGGATGGGCGTCGCGCTGCCGCCCGCCCTGTGGGCGTTCCTGTGCCGCTGGGCCGGCTGGATCGGCCCGCTCGTGATCACCGCCTTCGCGGGCCTGCTGACCTTCTGGAAGCTCGGCACGCCGAACGCGATCATCTTCGACGAGACGTACTACGCCAAGGACTCCTGGTCCATGTGGCACTACGGCTTCGAGCGGAACTGGGCCGACAACGCCAACGCGGGCATCATGCAGACCCCGCAGCACATCCCGACGCCCACCGGCGCCGAGTTCATCGCGCACCCCCCGGCCGGCAAGTGGGTGATCGGCCTGGGCGAGGAGCTCTTCGGGCTGAACCCCTTCGGCTGGCGCTTCATGGTCGCCGTGCTCGGCACCCTCGCGGTGCTGCTGGTCTGCCGGATCGGCCGCCGCCTCTTCCGCTCGACGCTGCTCGGCTGCGTCGCCGGACTGCTGCTGACCGTCGACGGCCTCCACCTCGTGATGAGCCGCACCGGCCTGCTCGACCAGATGGTCATGTTCTGGGCGCTGGCCGCCTTCGGACTGCTGCTGCTGGACCGCGACCGCAGCCGGGCCAGACTCGCCGACCTGGTGGGCGCGACCGCCGACCGTCCCGACGCCGTCCCGGACGCGGCCGCGGCCGCCGCCGCACGCCTGGGCTGGCGGCCGTATCGGCTTCTGGCGGGCGTCTGTCTGGGGCTGGACTGCGCGACCAAGTGGAACGGGCTCTGGTTCGTCGCGTTCTTCGGCGTGATGACGGTTCTCTGGGACGCGGCCGCGCGGCGGACCGCCGGGGCCCGGCGGCCCTACCTGACGGCGGCGCTGCACGACGCGCCGTGGGCGTTCGTCTCCGTCGTGGTGGTCGCGCTGCTGACCTACATCGCGTCCTGGACCGGCTGGTTCGCCACCACCGGCGGGTACGACCGCACCTGGGCCGACGGCCGCAAGGGGCTGTCGCCGGACTCCTGGGGTCCGCTGCACAACCTGCCGCAGGTCGACATGACCTGGGTGCCGGCACCGCTGCGGAGCCTGTGGCACTACCACTCGGAGATCTGGAACTTCAACACCACCCTGCACACCCCGCACACCTACATGTCCAACCCGTGGAGCTGGCTGATCAACGGGCGGCCGGTCTCCTTCTACTACGAGTCGCCGACGGCCGGGAAGAGCGGCTGCACGGCCGCGCAGTGCGCGAGCGAGGTGCTGGGCATCGGCACCCCGCTGCTCTGGTGGACGGCGACCTTCGCGCTGGTCTACGCGCTGTACCGGTGGGCGTTCCGGCGTGACTGGCGGGCCGGGGCGATCGTGTGCGGCATCGCGGCGGGATATCTGCCGTGGTTCCAGTGGCAGCAGCGAACGATCTTCCTCTTCTACACCATCGATTTCGAGCCGTATCTTGCGCTGGCCGTCGCATTCATGATCGGCGCGATTCTCGGCTCGGCTCGGGCGCGCGGCGACCGCCGCCTGCTGGGCGGAATCGGCGCCGGGGTCCTGGTGCTGGCGATTATGGTCAACTTCCTCTATTTCCTGCCCCTCTACAACGCCGAGGTCATTCCGATCGACGACTGGCGCGGGCGTATGTGGTGGCCCACCTGGATCTGA
- a CDS encoding N,N-dimethylformamidase beta subunit family domain-containing protein, with amino-acid sequence MSTTAPGFTVSAYRVGWYDGTQARLVWRSGRVAGHQQAAPVIVQPTRTVQARWQPSLTVDTTGWPEGAYLFRLDAENHAQRWIPLIVRSADAHGRVLVMHGTATWQAYNTWGGTSLYQGEDGSYGARALKVSFDRPYDDNGAEKFLVYERALVVLAERLGIPLAYTTGVDVHTDPSILAGATAVLSLGHDEYWTPQQRQAVTKARDAGTNVAFLGANTCFRRIRVEDGGRTVVCYKTDYRDDPAYLQNRALTTTDFRSGPAADPESSMTGVFYEGYPTDAPYVVHAPDHWLFAGTGVRAGDSFAHLVGVEYDRVTPSAPTPRPIEILAHSPLVCNGNHSHSDTAYYTARSGAGVFASGTMRWVEGLMAGGHDDGGDHGMDARTAAFVTRTTENLLTAFALGPAANHRPEPRDNVQSVYG; translated from the coding sequence GTGTCGACCACGGCCCCCGGCTTCACCGTCTCCGCCTACCGCGTCGGCTGGTACGACGGCACCCAGGCCCGGCTGGTCTGGCGGTCCGGCCGCGTCGCCGGACACCAGCAGGCCGCACCCGTCATCGTGCAGCCCACCCGAACGGTCCAGGCGCGCTGGCAACCGAGCCTGACCGTCGACACCACCGGCTGGCCGGAGGGCGCCTACCTCTTCAGGCTCGACGCCGAGAACCACGCGCAGCGCTGGATCCCGCTGATCGTCCGCTCCGCCGACGCGCACGGGCGGGTGCTGGTCATGCACGGCACCGCGACCTGGCAGGCGTACAACACCTGGGGCGGCACCAGCCTCTACCAGGGCGAGGACGGCAGCTACGGGGCCCGCGCGCTCAAGGTCTCCTTCGACCGGCCCTACGACGACAACGGCGCCGAGAAGTTCCTCGTCTACGAGCGAGCCCTGGTCGTGCTCGCCGAACGGCTCGGCATCCCGCTCGCGTACACGACCGGCGTCGACGTCCACACCGACCCGTCCATCCTCGCCGGCGCGACGGCCGTGCTGTCGTTGGGCCACGACGAGTACTGGACCCCGCAGCAGCGCCAGGCCGTCACCAAGGCGCGTGACGCGGGCACGAACGTGGCCTTCCTCGGCGCGAACACCTGCTTCCGCCGCATCCGCGTCGAGGACGGGGGACGCACGGTCGTCTGCTACAAGACCGACTACCGCGACGACCCGGCCTACCTGCAGAACCGCGCGCTGACCACGACGGACTTCCGCTCGGGTCCGGCCGCCGACCCGGAGTCGTCCATGACCGGGGTCTTCTACGAGGGCTACCCGACGGACGCGCCCTACGTCGTGCACGCCCCCGACCACTGGCTCTTCGCGGGCACGGGCGTCCGGGCCGGGGACTCGTTCGCGCACCTGGTGGGCGTCGAGTACGACCGGGTGACCCCGAGCGCGCCCACGCCCAGGCCGATCGAGATCCTGGCCCACTCGCCCCTGGTCTGCAACGGCAACCACAGCCACTCGGACACCGCGTACTACACCGCCCGCAGCGGCGCGGGCGTCTTCGCCTCGGGCACGATGCGCTGGGTCGAGGGCCTGATGGCCGGCGGCCACGACGACGGCGGCGACCACGGCATGGACGCCCGCACGGCGGCGTTCGTCACCCGCACGACGGAGAACCTGCTCACCGCCTTCGCCCTGGGGCCGGCGGCGAACCACCGCCCCGAGCCCAGGGACAACGTGCAGTCGGTGTACGGGTGA
- a CDS encoding glycoside hydrolase family 18 protein, with the protein MPAIRRASVRRAAVATAAAACAAALLGSAPAHAAAPASAAAADRAGDYGQNQKQLIGYFTQWGIYSGNFEKNLISSGEIKHLTELDYAFSNISADGLCASGDSWADYQRPFAASESVTGQADAAGQALLGNFNQLRELKAQYPKLKIVMSIGGWSWSGQFSGVASTAAARQKFVASCIDQYVNGNIPGLPAKAAAGIFDGFAIDWEYPGEPGNGNPYGPQDTPNFTALMQEFRTQLDAAGEANDARYLLTANTSANPAVADKLELGKLAKVVDWFNVMTFDYHGSWEATGPTDLSSALTQDPRDPAAADNRFSITQAVQYYESHGVKPSKIGLAVPYYAHTWTGVAPGPRGDGLFQPATAGGGTPNYNQVVTAPGKTFWDPAANEPYKYDAASGTFYTYDNPLSLWIKGQYIRAQGLRGTFVWSMDGDTSDGSLTAALGAGLTGRWLP; encoded by the coding sequence ATGCCAGCGATCCGTCGCGCCTCCGTCCGCCGCGCCGCCGTCGCCACCGCGGCCGCGGCCTGCGCCGCCGCACTGCTCGGCAGTGCGCCCGCACACGCCGCCGCCCCCGCGTCCGCTGCCGCCGCCGACCGGGCGGGCGACTACGGCCAGAACCAGAAGCAGCTCATCGGGTACTTCACCCAGTGGGGCATCTACTCGGGCAACTTCGAGAAGAACCTGATCAGCAGCGGTGAGATCAAGCACCTCACCGAGCTCGACTACGCGTTCAGCAACATCTCCGCCGACGGTCTGTGCGCCAGCGGCGACAGCTGGGCCGACTACCAGCGCCCGTTCGCCGCGAGCGAGTCGGTGACCGGTCAGGCCGACGCCGCCGGTCAGGCCCTGCTGGGCAACTTCAACCAGCTGCGCGAGCTCAAGGCGCAGTACCCGAAGCTGAAGATCGTGATGTCGATCGGCGGCTGGTCCTGGTCGGGACAGTTCTCCGGAGTCGCCTCCACCGCGGCGGCCCGGCAGAAGTTCGTCGCCTCCTGCATCGACCAGTACGTCAACGGCAACATCCCCGGCCTCCCCGCCAAGGCCGCCGCCGGCATCTTCGACGGCTTCGCCATCGACTGGGAGTACCCGGGCGAGCCCGGCAACGGCAACCCCTACGGCCCGCAGGACACGCCGAACTTCACCGCGCTGATGCAGGAGTTCCGCACCCAGCTCGACGCGGCCGGTGAGGCGAACGACGCCCGCTACCTGCTCACCGCGAACACCTCGGCGAACCCGGCGGTGGCGGACAAGCTGGAGCTCGGCAAGCTGGCCAAGGTCGTCGACTGGTTCAACGTCATGACCTTCGACTACCACGGCTCCTGGGAGGCGACCGGACCGACCGACCTCTCCTCCGCGCTGACCCAGGACCCGCGCGACCCGGCCGCGGCCGACAACAGGTTCAGCATCACCCAGGCCGTCCAGTACTACGAGAGCCACGGCGTCAAGCCGAGCAAGATCGGCCTCGCGGTGCCGTACTACGCCCACACCTGGACCGGCGTGGCCCCCGGCCCGCGCGGCGACGGCCTCTTCCAGCCCGCCACCGCGGGCGGCGGCACGCCGAACTACAACCAGGTCGTCACCGCCCCCGGCAAGACCTTCTGGGACCCGGCGGCCAACGAGCCCTACAAGTACGACGCCGCCTCCGGCACCTTCTACACCTACGACAACCCGCTCTCGCTGTGGATCAAGGGCCAGTACATCCGCGCGCAGGGACTGCGCGGCACCTTCGTCTGGTCCATGGACGGCGACACCTCCGACGGCAGCCTGACCGCCGCCCTCGGCGCCGGTCTGACCGGCCGCTGGCTGCCCTGA
- the rsmI gene encoding 16S rRNA (cytidine(1402)-2'-O)-methyltransferase, translated as MTGLLVLAGTPIGDVEDAPPRLAKELAEADIVAAEDTRRMRRLAQALGVAPTGRVVSYFEGNEVGRTPELVEALRGGARVLLVTDAGMPSVSDPGYRLVAAAVEAGVRITAVPGPSAVLTALALSGLPVDRFCFEGFLPRKGGERGARLRELGAEPRTMVFFESPHRIEDSLTAMAQAFGAEREAAVCRELTKTYEEVKRGSLGELAEWSAAGVRGEITVVVAGAPAAGPAEVDAAELARRVAVRVDAGEHRKEAIAAVAIEAGLPKREVFDAVVAAKSAP; from the coding sequence GTGACAGGTCTACTCGTGCTGGCTGGAACCCCCATCGGTGACGTCGAGGACGCCCCGCCGAGGCTCGCGAAGGAGCTCGCGGAGGCGGACATCGTCGCCGCCGAGGACACGCGGCGGATGCGCAGGCTGGCGCAGGCGCTCGGCGTCGCGCCGACCGGGCGGGTCGTCTCGTACTTCGAGGGGAACGAGGTCGGCCGCACCCCCGAGCTGGTCGAGGCGTTGCGCGGCGGCGCCCGGGTGCTGCTGGTGACGGACGCCGGCATGCCCTCCGTCTCCGACCCCGGCTACCGGCTGGTAGCCGCCGCCGTCGAGGCGGGGGTACGGATCACCGCCGTGCCGGGTCCGTCCGCCGTGCTGACCGCGCTCGCCCTCTCCGGGCTGCCGGTGGACCGCTTCTGCTTCGAGGGCTTCCTGCCCCGCAAGGGCGGCGAGCGCGGTGCGCGCCTGCGGGAGCTGGGCGCGGAGCCGCGGACCATGGTGTTCTTCGAGTCGCCGCACCGGATCGAGGACTCGCTGACGGCGATGGCGCAGGCCTTCGGCGCGGAGCGCGAGGCGGCCGTCTGCCGTGAGCTGACCAAGACGTACGAGGAGGTCAAGCGCGGTTCGCTCGGCGAGCTCGCCGAGTGGTCGGCCGCAGGCGTCCGCGGCGAGATCACCGTCGTGGTCGCCGGGGCGCCGGCCGCCGGGCCCGCCGAGGTGGACGCGGCGGAGCTGGCCCGGCGTGTGGCGGTCCGCGTGGACGCGGGGGAGCACCGCAAGGAGGCCATCGCCGCGGTCGCGATCGAGGCCGGACTTCCGAAGCGCGAGGTGTTCGACGCGGTGGTGGCGGCGAAAAGCGCTCCCTGA
- a CDS encoding penicillin-binding transpeptidase domain-containing protein, producing the protein MNRGAKAAVAVVVTAMVGGAGYGAYNIVNGVTGGGGPSAKPTFQPTALSTTAPTADAAVKQATAFLQSWQAGPTRYADAGHDTDSPLTTEAALQAYHDGLGLTGVTFTAITAGAPTTAQVDQGGGVSTSAPTTPVTFQASAKVTGGTWTYQGTLDVLQSSNGQTAVRWDPSVLFPKLKSGQTLKAGAITGDAASVTVTDAKGVALTPANAPSLTAVLDSIRAHASGSGGNGGTGVEVVDGSGGPVAPATVFTQPKASTIRTTLDARLQKQAEAAARLQKLPTGVVVIRPSDGHILAIANTASNVNLAINAQLPPGSTMKIITAAALFDHTSLTPSSTLKCMKTQAAGGQVFPNEADVPEKPNATMTEDFARSCNTAFVYGGYHYLVQGGAPSSVLHDEATQVFGFGNWSIGGDVQTANPTVPASPNGSDNAADFMGQGGDLVSPLVMASVAATVQDGRFHQPILLPDQPQTPASGSLSASDDRNLKTMMHAVAYAPYGTGYPRLNDLSGVGAKTGTAEVTGGTDGWMTAYNGQIAVASVVQGGSSGVDTAGYVVRALLQATGS; encoded by the coding sequence GTGAACCGTGGAGCCAAGGCGGCCGTCGCCGTGGTGGTGACTGCCATGGTGGGCGGCGCCGGGTACGGCGCCTACAACATCGTCAACGGCGTCACGGGCGGCGGGGGGCCGTCCGCGAAGCCGACGTTCCAGCCGACGGCGCTGTCCACCACGGCGCCGACGGCGGACGCGGCGGTGAAGCAGGCCACCGCCTTCCTGCAGTCCTGGCAGGCCGGCCCCACGCGCTACGCGGACGCGGGCCACGACACCGACTCCCCGCTGACCACCGAGGCCGCGCTCCAGGCGTACCACGACGGGCTCGGGCTGACCGGCGTCACCTTCACCGCGATCACCGCGGGCGCGCCGACCACCGCGCAGGTCGACCAGGGCGGCGGCGTCTCCACCAGCGCGCCCACCACTCCGGTGACCTTCCAGGCGAGCGCGAAGGTGACCGGCGGCACCTGGACCTACCAGGGCACGCTGGACGTCCTGCAGAGCAGCAACGGCCAGACGGCGGTCCGCTGGGACCCGTCGGTGCTCTTCCCGAAGCTGAAGAGCGGCCAGACGCTCAAGGCCGGGGCGATCACCGGGGACGCCGCGTCGGTCACCGTCACCGATGCCAAGGGCGTCGCCCTGACCCCTGCGAACGCCCCCTCGCTGACCGCCGTCCTGGACAGCATCCGGGCCCACGCGAGCGGCAGCGGCGGCAACGGCGGCACCGGTGTGGAGGTTGTGGACGGCAGCGGAGGACCGGTCGCCCCGGCGACGGTCTTCACCCAGCCCAAGGCCTCCACGATCAGGACGACGCTCGACGCGCGGCTGCAGAAGCAGGCCGAGGCGGCCGCGCGCCTGCAGAAACTGCCGACCGGCGTGGTGGTGATCCGGCCGAGCGACGGGCACATCCTCGCCATCGCCAACACGGCGTCGAACGTGAACCTGGCGATCAACGCCCAACTGCCGCCCGGCTCGACCATGAAGATCATCACCGCGGCGGCGCTCTTCGACCACACCTCGCTCACCCCCAGCAGCACGCTCAAGTGCATGAAGACGCAGGCGGCGGGCGGGCAGGTCTTCCCCAACGAGGCCGACGTGCCGGAGAAGCCGAACGCCACGATGACCGAGGACTTCGCGCGCTCCTGCAACACCGCCTTCGTCTACGGCGGCTACCACTACCTGGTCCAGGGCGGGGCGCCGAGCTCCGTCCTGCACGACGAGGCGACGCAGGTCTTCGGTTTTGGCAACTGGTCGATCGGCGGCGACGTGCAGACGGCGAACCCCACCGTGCCCGCCAGCCCCAACGGCAGCGACAACGCGGCCGACTTCATGGGCCAGGGCGGCGACCTGGTCAGCCCGCTGGTCATGGCCTCGGTCGCCGCGACCGTCCAGGACGGCCGCTTCCACCAGCCGATCCTGCTGCCCGACCAGCCGCAGACGCCCGCCTCGGGTTCGTTGTCCGCGTCGGACGACAGGAACCTGAAGACGATGATGCACGCGGTCGCCTATGCCCCCTACGGCACGGGCTACCCGCGGCTGAACGATCTCTCCGGCGTCGGCGCCAAGACCGGAACGGCCGAGGTCACCGGCGGCACCGATGGCTGGATGACGGCCTACAACGGCCAGATCGCCGTCGCGTCGGTGGTCCAGGGCGGCTCCTCCGGCGTCGACACGGCCGGCTACGTGGTGCGCGCACTGCTGCAGGCCACCGGCTCCTGA
- a CDS encoding response regulator, protein MRVLLVDDQEMVRDGLGALLSTAPDIELVGEAGDGLRAIQLARELRPDVVVMDIRMPGMDGLTATGSIIEHGGEQAPRVLILTTFDLDEYVYEALARGASGFLLKDAPARDLINAVRVIAAGQALLAPSVTRRLIADVARRRRAGNLRPEAVSALTARELDVLRQVARGLSNSEIADELVLSEQTIKTHVGRILAKLELRDRTQAVVFAYEHGLAGGD, encoded by the coding sequence ATCAGAGTCCTGCTCGTCGACGACCAGGAGATGGTCCGCGACGGACTGGGCGCCCTGCTGTCCACGGCTCCCGACATCGAGCTGGTCGGCGAGGCCGGCGACGGCCTGCGGGCGATCCAGCTGGCCCGCGAACTGCGGCCCGACGTCGTGGTCATGGACATCCGGATGCCGGGGATGGACGGCCTGACCGCGACCGGTTCGATCATCGAGCACGGCGGCGAGCAGGCGCCCCGCGTCCTCATCCTGACCACCTTCGACCTCGACGAATACGTGTACGAGGCGCTGGCGCGCGGAGCCAGCGGCTTCCTGCTCAAGGACGCCCCGGCCCGGGATCTGATCAACGCGGTCCGGGTGATCGCCGCGGGTCAGGCGCTGCTCGCGCCCTCGGTGACACGCCGTCTGATCGCGGACGTCGCACGCCGTCGCCGGGCAGGGAACCTGCGTCCGGAGGCGGTCTCCGCCCTGACGGCCAGGGAACTCGACGTGCTGCGGCAGGTCGCCAGGGGCCTGTCCAACTCCGAGATCGCCGACGAACTGGTCCTGTCCGAACAGACCATCAAGACGCACGTCGGACGGATCCTGGCCAAGCTGGAACTGCGCGACCGCACCCAGGCGGTCGTCTTCGCCTACGAACACGGCCTGGCGGGCGGCGACTGA
- a CDS encoding sensor histidine kinase, with the protein MGSALRRGIGRVWGRVCRAARLLRDAAWAAPDRHVTVAPQLSRRARLALGAFGIIAVGALAVMADFELSELVPGNLAWALAALQVLPLLLVVSRPLAGWRISALGMTLATFAEVGHAPTPFWPWSVSSCCAYVLLLFVTAQRYGRDIAVAVDLLTAAAVLLPAVLVVDLPVVVLAVAAVGVTLVLVLGESIHSRLVAERHLEQAEQQRRAGLARQAVLEERSRIARELHDVVAHHMSMIAIQAEAAPYKEPDLPEQTRRTFAAIREASTTALTEMRRVIGLLREEDEGAERAPQPGIDSIPDMVRAARRAGMQVDLTLTGGPERPSTVLDVSVYRIVQEALSNAGRHAPGAHVAIEVDRNADGVRIHVADDGCPASTTASPPPGGNGGHGLTGMRERAALLGGTLRAGRRASGGFEVTAVLPMEGAVPPIGTQRGESSTNGPDGLPDGPVDGQGEQ; encoded by the coding sequence ATGGGAAGCGCACTGCGTCGCGGCATCGGCCGCGTGTGGGGGCGGGTCTGCCGCGCCGCGCGGCTGCTGCGGGATGCCGCATGGGCCGCGCCGGACCGGCATGTCACCGTCGCCCCCCAACTGAGCCGGAGGGCACGCCTCGCCCTGGGAGCCTTCGGGATCATCGCCGTCGGGGCGCTGGCCGTGATGGCCGACTTCGAGCTGAGTGAACTGGTGCCCGGCAACCTCGCCTGGGCGCTCGCCGCGCTGCAGGTGCTGCCGCTGCTGCTCGTCGTCTCGCGTCCGCTGGCCGGCTGGCGGATCAGCGCCCTCGGGATGACCCTCGCCACCTTCGCCGAGGTGGGGCACGCGCCGACGCCGTTCTGGCCCTGGTCGGTCAGCTCCTGCTGCGCCTACGTGCTGCTGCTCTTCGTCACCGCCCAGCGCTACGGCCGGGACATCGCCGTCGCCGTCGACCTGCTCACCGCGGCCGCCGTGCTGCTGCCCGCGGTGCTCGTGGTCGACCTGCCGGTCGTCGTGCTCGCCGTCGCCGCCGTCGGCGTCACCCTGGTGCTGGTCCTGGGCGAGTCGATCCACTCCAGACTCGTGGCCGAACGCCATCTGGAGCAGGCCGAGCAGCAGCGCCGCGCCGGGCTGGCCCGGCAGGCCGTGCTGGAGGAGCGCAGCAGGATCGCCCGTGAACTGCACGACGTGGTCGCGCACCACATGTCGATGATCGCGATCCAGGCGGAGGCGGCTCCGTACAAGGAGCCCGACCTGCCCGAGCAGACCCGGCGCACCTTCGCCGCCATCCGTGAGGCCTCCACCACCGCGCTGACCGAGATGCGCCGGGTCATCGGGCTGCTGCGCGAGGAGGACGAGGGCGCGGAACGCGCGCCGCAGCCGGGCATCGACAGCATTCCCGACATGGTCCGCGCCGCCCGCCGGGCCGGCATGCAGGTCGACCTCACCCTGACCGGCGGGCCCGAGCGGCCCTCGACGGTGCTCGACGTCTCCGTCTACCGCATCGTCCAGGAGGCTCTGAGCAACGCGGGCCGCCACGCGCCGGGCGCGCACGTCGCGATCGAGGTGGACCGCAACGCCGACGGGGTACGGATCCACGTGGCCGACGACGGCTGTCCGGCCAGCACGACCGCGTCTCCGCCACCCGGTGGAAACGGCGGGCACGGCCTGACCGGGATGCGCGAGCGCGCCGCCCTGCTCGGCGGCACGCTGCGCGCCGGACGGCGGGCGAGCGGCGGGTTCGAGGTGACGGCTGTGCTCCCGATGGAGGGTGCGGTGCCGCCGATCGGTACGCAGCGTGGAGAATCGAGTACGAACGGGCCGGACGGGCTGCCGGACGGACCGGTGGACGGACAGGGGGAGCAGTGA